A single genomic interval of Geotrypetes seraphini chromosome 1, aGeoSer1.1, whole genome shotgun sequence harbors:
- the LOC117346503 gene encoding uncharacterized protein LOC117346503, with product MESVAAGGGAAGPSSDVVVAGRGVTVEERPSRASTEVISCGTSVAVDGPSTSVSSTGAGGPGGRFGDAGAFVEPGREGVWEMLRLSVAPTTWSHYSAGFRVVFTFLVGRGWVPGDVAESFLEDFVLDSGRSGVSRRVVQGRLAGFAFFCRALGWNCPSSGFLVQRLLRALGRVAPPKPDSRLPIRHDLLVRLLSALPDLARSPYEAVLFRAAFSLAFFGALRVGELLVSPADMARGRGLLVEHVELGASEARICVASSKTDQVGRGQWLVLRQVEGCVSCPVSCLRAFLLVRVAVSPVLFVHVDGVPLSRFQFLAVLCLALIRCGEEPRSYGTHSFRIGAATSACAASMSEAGIRRLGRWVSGAFRGYIRPSCSARGRGRSSVGQ from the exons ATGGAGTCGGTGGCTGCTGGCGGAGGCGCGGCTGGTCCCTCGTCTGATGTGGTGGTTGCTGGCCGTGGCGTCACTGTTGAGGAGCGACCATCAAGAGCGTCGACGGAAGTTATTTCCTGTGGCACCTCTGTTGCTGTAGATGGACCTTCCACTTCGG TTTCGTCGACTGGCGCCGGAGGCCCAGGAGGAAGGTTTGGCgatgccggagcatttgtggagcctggtcgagAAGGAGTGTGGGAAATGCTCCGCCTGTCGGTAGCACCGACTACCTGGTCGCATTACTCAGCCGGTTTCCGTGTGGTTTTTACCTTTTTGGTCGGCAGGGGTTGGGTTCCAGGAGATGTGGCCGAGTCCTTTCTTGAGGATTTTGTGCTGGATTCAGGCAGGTCTGGGGTATCTAGACGGGTAGTGCAGGGGAGGTTGGCGGGGTTTGCCTTCTTCTGTCGGGCTTTGGGTTGGAACTGCCCTTCCTCGGGTTTTCTTGTCCAACGCCTGCTGCGTGCATTGGGAAGGGTGGCCCCTCCTAAGCCGGATTCTCGTTTGCCTATCCGACATGACTTGCTTGTTCGACTTTTGTCAGCATTGCCCGATTTGGCTCGCTCTCCTTACGAGGCGGTTCTTTTTCGGGCGGCTTTTTCTCTAGCGTTTTTTGGGGCATTGCGCGTGGGGGAATTGTTAGTTAGTCCAGCCGATATGGCAAGGGGGCGTGGTTTGTTGGTTGAACATGTGGAGCTGGGCGCCAGTGAGGCAAGAATCTGTGTGGCTAGCTCTAAGACGGATCAGGTCGGGCGTGGCCAGTGGTTGGTTCTCCGCCAggtggaaggttgtgtttcttgtcCAGTGTCTTGTTTGAGGGCTTTTTTACTGGTGCGGGTTGCGGTCTCTCCTGTCTTATTTGTGCACGTGGATGGGGTCCCTCTCTCTAGGTTTCAGTTCTTGGCGGTGCTGTGCCTGGCTTTGATACGCTGCGGCGAGGAGCCTAGGAGCTACGGCACTCACTCCTTTCGGATTGGTGCCGCCACCAGCGCTTGTGCTGCTAGTATGTCGGAGGCGGGTATCCGGCGGTTGGGGCGTTGGGTGTCTGGGGCTTTCCGTGGCTACATTAGGCCATCGTGTTCGGCTAGAGGGCGCGGGCGTAGTTCAGTGGGTCAGTGA